One window of Thiomicrorhabdus lithotrophica genomic DNA carries:
- a CDS encoding L,D-transpeptidase Cds6 family protein, whose product MSLFVLVKPFRLSLMRLLTIFVISFVSLLSSNVYASPADDKRLLIQAEKFQAGLDEAQKGKLQNALTIWEALNQSGNLIPELKRALENNIAVVFIKQKRYEEAKKRLDSALQSDAQVATTLENLNQIYAYDAQKAYQRIFKETPVNSPKAEWLYFDVKQAKLPTNNVITDEKNADAVRVIKKSLEQWRQAWSNQKVKDYLSFYDKNNFIPKNGMSYKTWERGRYRSLQNPKFIKLFFDDIQVTPISSTMIRTRFLQRYHSDRFKDNVYKVLLWQKNNAQWKIVQEVVIYGAN is encoded by the coding sequence ATGTCTTTATTTGTTCTAGTTAAACCGTTTCGCCTTAGCTTGATGCGCCTGCTTACAATTTTTGTAATCAGTTTTGTCTCATTGCTATCGTCAAATGTGTACGCTAGCCCAGCAGACGATAAGCGCTTACTAATTCAGGCAGAAAAGTTTCAAGCCGGACTAGATGAAGCTCAAAAAGGTAAATTGCAGAACGCTTTAACGATTTGGGAAGCGTTAAACCAGTCAGGAAATTTAATTCCAGAATTAAAGAGAGCGTTGGAAAATAATATTGCAGTCGTTTTCATTAAGCAAAAACGTTATGAAGAAGCCAAAAAACGTCTAGACTCAGCTTTACAATCTGATGCACAAGTTGCAACAACGTTAGAGAATTTAAATCAAATTTACGCTTACGACGCGCAAAAAGCCTACCAAAGAATTTTTAAAGAAACGCCAGTTAATTCCCCAAAAGCAGAATGGCTTTATTTTGATGTTAAGCAGGCTAAGTTACCAACGAATAATGTGATTACTGATGAAAAGAATGCTGATGCTGTTCGTGTGATCAAAAAATCCTTAGAGCAATGGCGCCAGGCCTGGTCGAATCAAAAGGTAAAAGATTATTTATCGTTTTATGATAAAAATAATTTTATTCCCAAAAATGGAATGTCTTATAAAACATGGGAAAGGGGGCGCTATCGTAGCTTACAAAACCCAAAGTTCATTAAGTTGTTTTTTGATGATATACAAGTTACGCCGATTTCATCTACAATGATACGTACACGCTTTTTACAACGTTATCATTCAGATAGATTTAAAGATAATGTTTATAAAGTGCTATTGTGGCAAAAAAATAATGCTCAGTGGAAAATAGTACAAGAGGTTGTTATCTATGGCGCAAACTAA
- a CDS encoding L,D-transpeptidase family protein, with translation MAQTKHAKVSGYKKIAIQRYLLNATVSFCLLGSSSMLTSAYADEVYKAEQQLLSGLNAIHSLELDTAISNISDLERSYPKYKLAQLLKADLLAAKSGQTALLKKVHSQNSKAVEKLLSEAEVRWQFSKDSFDSSTGFENLVLKSAKQKHIILVSLQESRLYLFERDLKGEMIRVADYYVTIGRKGAGKEKEGDLRTPIGVYHLVDLLPGKTLPDLYGVGALPLNYPNHWDKAHGKTGSGIWLHGVPSNTYTRAPKASRGCVVLNNSAMERLLADYQLPFSTPVVIADEKHTSLGFLGGKNQLLSDVKGWLQDNHHQVDWGMVSVYRYPNENNLYYITFPGKTDNTLTHQFWQRDSDGGWKVVVESHDNIQVAAK, from the coding sequence ATGGCGCAAACTAAACACGCCAAAGTATCTGGGTATAAAAAAATAGCTATACAGCGTTATTTATTAAACGCCACTGTAAGCTTTTGTTTATTAGGTAGTTCAAGCATGTTAACTTCGGCTTATGCAGATGAAGTTTATAAGGCGGAACAACAGTTATTGTCTGGCTTAAATGCAATTCACAGCCTAGAGCTAGACACAGCTATATCCAATATTTCTGATTTAGAGAGAAGTTATCCTAAATACAAACTTGCTCAATTATTAAAAGCGGACTTACTCGCAGCAAAGTCTGGTCAAACGGCTTTATTGAAAAAGGTACATAGCCAAAACTCTAAAGCAGTTGAAAAACTGTTATCTGAAGCTGAAGTTCGCTGGCAATTTTCAAAAGATAGCTTTGACTCATCTACTGGGTTTGAAAACTTAGTTTTAAAGTCAGCAAAACAAAAACACATTATTCTTGTTTCATTACAAGAGAGCCGTTTATACCTCTTTGAACGTGACTTAAAAGGTGAAATGATAAGAGTTGCTGACTATTACGTAACGATAGGAAGAAAAGGTGCTGGTAAGGAAAAAGAGGGTGATTTAAGAACGCCTATAGGTGTTTATCACTTAGTGGATTTATTGCCAGGTAAGACGTTACCAGATTTATATGGTGTGGGTGCTTTGCCTTTAAATTACCCAAATCATTGGGACAAAGCACATGGTAAAACTGGCTCAGGTATTTGGTTGCATGGCGTTCCGAGCAATACCTATACGCGAGCACCAAAAGCCAGTCGTGGTTGTGTTGTTCTAAACAATTCTGCAATGGAACGCTTATTGGCCGATTACCAATTACCTTTTTCAACGCCAGTTGTTATTGCTGATGAAAAGCATACGAGCCTTGGGTTTTTAGGTGGTAAAAACCAGCTTTTAAGTGATGTTAAGGGTTGGTTACAAGATAATCATCATCAAGTCGATTGGGGTATGGTGAGTGTGTATAGATATCCAAATGAAAACAATCTTTACTACATTACCTTTCCAGGTAAAACAGATAATACACTAACTCATCAGTTTTGGCAGAGAGACTCTGATGGGGGCTGGAAAGTCGTTGTGGAATCTCATGATAATATTCAAGTCGCTGCAAAATAA
- a CDS encoding DUF2817 domain-containing protein, with protein MFLKVIGLTILTLSQFGFSQALATTQQLNQSESKSSDSLKMKQYCSEWSKKLRTVKYQGCLDLQLKNSGFKSFQGRMLTERHFKPADQFKHLPEGRILFISGIHGDEYSAISMTYLWMQNMIKHQDQTRQHWLFFPLVNPDGLYRSPATRINANNVDLNRNFPSPDWDELAIKYWKKYYKKNKRRYPGKSANSEPETQWLVNTIEEFKPDAIISIHAPYGLLDYDGPDHAVPNKIGGLKHRELGTYPGSLGRYAGEYLNIPVLTLELRSAGSMPNHKEIFKMWQDVEKWTITKIQRLENDTIQQAYNRDKTTTENKVKTKN; from the coding sequence ATGTTTTTAAAAGTAATCGGCTTAACCATTTTAACCCTTTCCCAATTTGGGTTTAGTCAAGCACTAGCGACTACGCAACAACTTAATCAAAGCGAATCAAAATCGTCAGATAGCTTAAAGATGAAACAATATTGTTCAGAGTGGTCTAAAAAGCTTCGAACAGTAAAATACCAAGGCTGTTTAGACTTACAATTAAAGAACAGTGGTTTTAAAAGTTTTCAGGGCCGAATGTTAACTGAACGTCACTTTAAACCCGCAGACCAATTTAAACACCTGCCTGAAGGTAGAATCCTATTTATTAGCGGTATTCATGGTGACGAATACTCCGCAATTAGTATGACTTATTTGTGGATGCAAAACATGATCAAGCATCAGGATCAAACTCGCCAACACTGGTTATTTTTTCCACTAGTCAATCCTGATGGTTTGTATCGTAGCCCAGCTACCAGAATTAACGCTAACAATGTTGACTTAAACCGTAATTTTCCATCACCAGACTGGGATGAATTGGCGATTAAGTATTGGAAAAAATATTACAAAAAAAACAAAAGACGTTACCCCGGAAAATCAGCGAACTCAGAACCCGAAACTCAATGGTTAGTTAACACAATAGAAGAGTTTAAACCTGATGCAATTATCTCAATCCATGCACCTTATGGTTTGTTAGACTATGATGGGCCTGACCATGCCGTTCCAAATAAAATTGGGGGGCTAAAGCATAGAGAGTTAGGGACTTACCCTGGTTCTTTGGGGCGCTATGCTGGGGAGTATTTAAATATCCCAGTATTAACATTAGAATTACGTTCCGCTGGCTCCATGCCCAATCACAAAGAGATTTTTAAGATGTGGCAAGATGTTGAAAAATGGACTATAACCAAAATTCAACGTCTAGAAAACGATACTATTCAACAGGCTTATAATAGAGATAAAACAACGACTGAAAATAAGGTTAAGACAAAAAATTAA